A genomic window from Flavobacterium johnsoniae includes:
- a CDS encoding efflux RND transporter periplasmic adaptor subunit produces MKLKHLIYTLLIIAIGGFISYRIISNKSKNDDSKKFNDKDSPTTVNGIVIKTATFDNNLSLTGSIEANEQIEIHSEVSGIVEGIFFNEGTFVNKGQVLFKVNDIELKAQLRQAVTKEGLAAENERRAKLLLQKEAISQEEADIARADHASAQAQSQLIRAQISKTSVRAPFSGKIGLRSISPGTYITPTVLVAKLVNTGKLKITFSIPEKYASQVKSGSVIDFTVSGSDKTYSAKIYAIEPEVAVATRTLQIRAIADNTDGKLFPGTFADIKLPLNIIKDAIVVPSQAIIPIQDGKKVFVANNGKAKEVMVDATTRTDSSILILAGLKAGDTLITSGVMSLKNEAPIKVKVKVK; encoded by the coding sequence ATGAAGCTAAAACACCTCATTTACACCCTTTTAATTATTGCAATTGGTGGTTTTATCAGTTACAGAATTATATCAAACAAGAGTAAAAACGACGACTCTAAAAAATTTAATGATAAAGATTCTCCAACAACTGTTAACGGAATCGTAATAAAAACTGCCACTTTTGACAATAATTTATCACTTACGGGATCTATTGAAGCAAACGAACAAATAGAAATTCATAGTGAGGTTTCTGGAATTGTTGAAGGAATATTTTTTAACGAAGGAACTTTTGTAAACAAAGGACAAGTGCTTTTTAAAGTAAATGATATTGAACTAAAAGCGCAATTGAGACAAGCTGTAACCAAAGAAGGTTTAGCAGCAGAAAACGAAAGAAGAGCAAAATTACTTTTACAAAAAGAAGCAATTAGCCAAGAAGAAGCTGATATTGCAAGAGCGGATCATGCTTCGGCACAAGCTCAAAGTCAATTAATTAGAGCACAAATTTCTAAAACATCTGTTAGAGCTCCTTTTTCAGGAAAAATTGGTTTACGTTCTATTTCACCTGGAACTTATATTACACCAACTGTTTTAGTAGCAAAATTGGTAAATACGGGTAAACTAAAAATCACATTTTCGATTCCTGAAAAATATGCATCTCAAGTAAAATCTGGTTCTGTAATTGATTTTACAGTTTCTGGATCTGATAAAACGTATTCAGCAAAAATTTATGCAATAGAACCAGAAGTTGCTGTAGCTACACGTACGCTTCAAATTCGTGCTATTGCTGATAACACAGACGGAAAACTTTTCCCTGGAACTTTCGCAGACATTAAATTACCTTTAAATATTATTAAAGATGCTATTGTTGTACCTTCTCAGGCTATCATTCCTATCCAAGACGGAAAAAAAGTCTTTGTTGCAAACAATGGAAAAGCAAAAGAAGTGATGGTTGACGCTACAACTAGAACCGATTCTTCTATTTTGATTTTAGCAGGATTAAAAGCTGGAGACACTTTAATTACAAGTGGTGTGATGTCATTAAAAAATGAAGCGCCAATTAAAGTAAAAGTAAAAGTAAAATAG
- a CDS encoding peroxiredoxin family protein gives MKKTLLLSLWFTLLILAIGYLFWKNEFKYSLPTPIPKNYHAIAMGSKVELGACCAFDNKPVFIHFFNPDCPCSRFNVPHVSDLIKKYGDQINFKIVVLNKQKNFTIAEIQEKFDAKIPVYFDEAIAEKCGVFSTPQAVLLDPSHNLYYRGNYNKTRYCTDSKSNYAQMAIDSLLRKKVSPTFNALALKAYGCSLPKCTK, from the coding sequence ATGAAAAAAACATTACTTTTAAGTTTATGGTTTACATTATTAATTCTTGCAATTGGGTATTTGTTTTGGAAAAACGAATTTAAATATAGCCTTCCAACACCAATTCCGAAAAATTATCATGCAATAGCAATGGGTTCTAAAGTAGAATTAGGAGCATGTTGTGCATTTGATAACAAACCTGTTTTTATACATTTCTTCAATCCAGATTGTCCTTGTTCACGTTTTAATGTTCCTCATGTTAGTGATTTGATTAAAAAATATGGAGATCAGATCAATTTTAAAATTGTGGTTTTAAATAAACAAAAGAATTTTACTATCGCTGAAATTCAGGAAAAGTTTGACGCTAAAATCCCTGTTTATTTTGACGAAGCCATTGCTGAAAAATGTGGTGTTTTCTCAACGCCTCAGGCAGTTTTACTCGATCCATCTCATAATTTATATTATCGTGGAAACTATAATAAAACCAGATATTGTACAGATTCTAAAAGTAATTATGCCCAAATGGCAATTGATTCTTTATTAAGAAAAAAAGTAAGCCCCACCTTTAATGCTTTGGCTCTTAAAGCCTACGGATGTTCGTTACCAAAATGCACTAAATAA
- a CDS encoding PAS domain-containing protein produces the protein MDARINRPTPSDREVDWNKNKVLLSKTDKKGTILYANEDFIDVSGYDEFELIGQPHNIVRHPDMPKVIFKFLWDSIKSSENIHVIIKNMAKTGRYYWVVTDFKIVADTDGEIVGFFGTRKSVPNEIIVKFIEPLYKKLLQIEETSGIQASEEYLVGFLEERKKTYMEYIDHLIATGKDDKNKISKGLFSGFFEKKSDSKK, from the coding sequence ATGGATGCCAGAATAAATCGCCCAACGCCTTCAGACAGAGAAGTAGATTGGAATAAGAATAAAGTACTGCTTAGTAAAACCGACAAAAAAGGAACCATTTTATATGCCAATGAAGACTTTATAGATGTTTCTGGTTATGACGAATTTGAACTTATTGGTCAGCCACACAATATTGTTCGACATCCAGATATGCCAAAAGTCATTTTTAAGTTTCTGTGGGACAGTATTAAATCGAGTGAAAATATTCATGTAATTATAAAAAATATGGCCAAAACAGGTCGTTATTACTGGGTTGTAACCGATTTTAAAATTGTTGCAGATACCGATGGCGAAATAGTAGGTTTTTTTGGAACTAGAAAATCTGTTCCAAACGAAATTATTGTCAAATTTATAGAACCGCTTTACAAAAAATTATTACAAATCGAAGAAACTAGCGGTATCCAAGCTTCTGAAGAATATCTTGTTGGTTTTCTAGAAGAACGAAAAAAGACTTACATGGAATACATCGATCATTTGATTGCTACAGGAAAAGACGATAAAAATAAAATAAGCAAAGGCTTGTTTAGCGGTTTTTTTGAAAAGAAAAGTGATTCTAAAAAATAA
- the recG gene encoding ATP-dependent DNA helicase RecG translates to MSNNLLETPIEYLKGVGPSRGQLLRKELGIHKYGDLVNFFPNRYIDRTRYYKINELQNTGSEVQIIGKIIHIKTVEFAKNKKRLVATFVDDTGQIDLNWFQGHKWIRESLKLNETIVIFGKCSLYGSQFSMAHPEIELLSEHERSLRSAMQPVYPSTETLANKGISNRTINKIMEQLFLETQTLFTETFPPFLIEELKLIPRKAALFNIHFPKSAEILAKAQFRLKFEELFFIQLQLITKNLIRKHKIKGHPFTKVGELFNEFYKNHLPFDLTNAQKRVIKEIRTDMGSNAQMNRLLQGDVGSGKTIVAFMSMLLAIDNSFQACLMAPTEILANQHFLGLSEFAQTLNINIRILTGSTKTSERKIIHEELESGELKILIGTHALLEDKVQFQNLGLAVIDEQHRFGVEQRSKLWKKNDIPPHILVMTATPIPRTLAMSLYGDLDISVIDELPPGRKPIQTVHRFDTNRLKVWKFLRDEIAKGRQIYIVYPLIQESEKMDYKDLMDGYESISRDFPLPQYSISILHGKMKPAEKDSEMKRFSEGKTNIMVATTVIEVGVNVPNASVMIIESAERFGLSQLHQLRGRVGRGAEQSYCILMTGHKLSSDSKTRMETMVQTNDGFEIAEVDLKLRGPGDLMGTQQSGVLNLQIADIVRDRDILSLARNYAMKILKEDSALQKPEHAILRAIFIELTKKKNIWNYIS, encoded by the coding sequence ATGTCTAATAATCTCCTAGAAACTCCAATTGAATACTTAAAAGGCGTTGGTCCGAGTCGCGGGCAATTGCTTCGTAAGGAATTGGGCATTCATAAATACGGAGATTTAGTCAATTTTTTTCCGAATCGATATATTGACAGAACACGTTATTATAAGATTAATGAATTGCAGAATACAGGTTCTGAAGTTCAGATTATTGGAAAAATAATTCATATAAAAACGGTTGAATTTGCTAAAAATAAAAAACGTCTTGTTGCTACTTTTGTAGACGATACGGGGCAAATTGATTTAAATTGGTTTCAAGGACATAAATGGATTCGAGAAAGTTTAAAACTAAATGAAACCATTGTAATATTTGGAAAATGTTCGCTTTACGGAAGCCAATTTAGCATGGCACATCCAGAAATCGAATTATTGAGTGAACATGAGAGAAGCCTTCGCTCAGCAATGCAGCCTGTATATCCGTCAACCGAAACTCTGGCGAATAAAGGCATTTCAAACCGAACCATTAATAAAATAATGGAACAGCTTTTTCTAGAAACACAAACTTTGTTTACAGAAACCTTTCCTCCTTTCTTAATCGAAGAATTAAAACTGATTCCGAGAAAAGCGGCATTATTTAATATTCATTTTCCAAAAAGCGCTGAGATTTTAGCTAAAGCGCAATTCCGATTAAAGTTTGAAGAATTGTTTTTTATTCAGCTTCAATTAATTACCAAAAACCTTATTCGAAAACACAAAATTAAAGGGCATCCTTTCACGAAAGTGGGAGAACTTTTTAATGAATTTTATAAAAATCATTTGCCATTTGATTTAACAAATGCTCAAAAAAGAGTAATCAAAGAAATTCGAACCGATATGGGAAGCAACGCCCAAATGAATCGCCTTTTACAAGGAGATGTTGGTTCTGGAAAAACGATTGTTGCTTTTATGAGTATGCTTTTAGCAATTGACAATAGTTTTCAAGCCTGTCTGATGGCACCAACTGAAATTTTGGCGAATCAGCATTTTCTTGGTTTGTCTGAATTCGCTCAAACGCTAAATATCAATATTAGAATTTTAACCGGTTCTACTAAAACTTCTGAAAGAAAAATTATTCACGAAGAATTAGAAAGCGGCGAATTGAAAATTCTAATCGGAACGCATGCATTGCTTGAAGATAAAGTGCAATTTCAGAATTTAGGTTTAGCCGTAATTGATGAACAGCACCGTTTTGGCGTAGAACAGCGCTCTAAATTGTGGAAAAAAAACGATATTCCGCCACATATTTTAGTCATGACAGCAACGCCGATTCCGAGAACGCTGGCCATGAGTTTATACGGAGATTTGGATATTTCCGTTATTGATGAATTGCCTCCAGGGAGAAAACCAATTCAGACAGTGCATCGTTTTGACACTAATAGATTGAAAGTCTGGAAATTTCTTCGTGATGAAATTGCAAAAGGCAGACAGATTTATATTGTTTATCCGTTGATTCAGGAATCTGAAAAAATGGATTACAAGGATTTAATGGACGGTTACGAAAGTATTTCTCGTGATTTTCCGCTTCCGCAATATTCTATTTCTATTTTACATGGAAAAATGAAACCAGCCGAAAAAGATTCTGAAATGAAACGTTTTTCTGAAGGTAAAACCAATATTATGGTTGCTACAACGGTAATCGAAGTTGGTGTAAATGTTCCGAACGCGAGTGTAATGATTATTGAAAGCGCCGAAAGATTTGGACTTTCGCAATTGCATCAGCTACGCGGACGCGTGGGACGTGGCGCCGAACAGAGTTATTGTATTTTAATGACAGGACATAAATTAAGTTCTGACAGTAAAACGAGAATGGAAACTATGGTTCAGACCAATGATGGTTTCGAAATTGCCGAAGTCGATCTTAAGCTTCGCGGTCCTGGCGATTTAATGGGAACGCAGCAAAGTGGTGTATTAAATCTTCAAATTGCTGATATTGTTCGCGATAGAGATATTTTATCTTTAGCTCGTAATTACGCCATGAAAATCTTAAAAGAAGATTCTGCTCTGCAAAAACCAGAACACGCTATTTTAAGAGCAATTTTTATAGAATTGACTAAGAAGAAAAATATTTGGAATTATATTTCTTAA
- a CDS encoding DUF1697 domain-containing protein produces the protein MTTHLALLRGINVSGHNMMKMEALKSMLENIGFQNVITYLQSGNVFIDSEEEASKVGFMIKQEIFKVFGHEVPVVMVTKENLESCFANNPFLKEKDIDTKKLYVAFVSTNLKKENINDLKISQFKPDEASIDENRIFVKYAVGAGKTRFDQKYIEKKLNVTATMRNWNTITNLLKMYSE, from the coding sequence ATGACTACACACTTAGCACTTTTACGCGGAATCAACGTTTCTGGGCATAATATGATGAAAATGGAAGCTTTGAAATCAATGCTGGAAAATATTGGTTTTCAAAACGTTATAACTTATCTGCAATCTGGAAATGTTTTTATTGATAGCGAAGAAGAAGCTTCGAAAGTGGGTTTTATGATTAAGCAGGAAATTTTTAAAGTTTTCGGACATGAAGTTCCTGTTGTTATGGTTACTAAAGAAAACCTGGAATCTTGTTTTGCAAATAATCCTTTTTTGAAGGAGAAAGATATTGATACCAAAAAACTTTACGTTGCTTTTGTTTCTACTAATTTGAAAAAAGAAAATATTAACGATTTAAAAATCAGTCAGTTTAAACCAGACGAAGCAAGTATTGACGAAAACAGAATTTTTGTTAAATATGCTGTTGGAGCCGGAAAAACTCGATTTGATCAAAAATATATTGAGAAAAAATTAAACGTAACTGCTACAATGCGAAATTGGAATACAATTACTAATTTACTTAAAATGTATTCAGAATAA
- a CDS encoding diphthine--ammonia ligase codes for MSVPQKALFNWSSGKDSALALYKILQNPDYKIECLLTSVNQQYQRISMHGVRVELLQAQAESIGIPLKIMEIPEMPTMEVYENVMTEMLSALKNKGITHSVFGDIFLEDLRQYRESQLAKIDFKGIFPIWKIPTKDLIQEFISLGFKTIVVCVNEKFLDKSFVGRIIDQDFINDLPENVDVCGENGEFHTFAFDGPIFSKPIDFEIGEIVYRKYEKPKNDSSNTACDTNDETAFDFGFWYCDLIKK; via the coding sequence GTGTCTGTACCTCAAAAAGCCTTATTCAACTGGAGCAGCGGAAAAGATTCTGCTCTTGCTTTGTATAAAATTCTTCAAAATCCTGATTATAAAATCGAATGTTTATTAACAAGCGTAAACCAACAATATCAGCGAATTTCTATGCATGGCGTTCGTGTTGAATTATTGCAAGCACAAGCAGAAAGCATCGGAATTCCGTTAAAAATAATGGAAATTCCAGAAATGCCAACTATGGAAGTTTATGAAAATGTAATGACCGAAATGTTATCAGCTTTAAAAAATAAAGGTATAACGCATTCCGTTTTTGGTGATATTTTCTTAGAGGATTTACGCCAATATCGTGAAAGTCAATTAGCCAAAATTGATTTTAAAGGCATTTTTCCGATTTGGAAAATTCCAACAAAAGATTTAATTCAAGAATTTATTTCGTTAGGATTTAAAACGATTGTGGTTTGCGTAAACGAAAAATTTTTAGACAAAAGTTTTGTTGGCAGAATAATAGATCAAGATTTTATAAATGATTTACCAGAAAATGTTGATGTTTGCGGCGAAAATGGCGAATTTCACACTTTTGCTTTTGACGGACCTATTTTTTCAAAACCTATTGATTTTGAAATTGGCGAAATTGTTTATCGTAAATACGAAAAACCTAAAAATGATTCTTCGAACACCGCATGCGATACAAATGACGAAACAGCTTTTGATTTTGGTTTTTGGTATTGCGATTTGATCAAAAAGTAA
- a CDS encoding transposase: MTKLFKDSFKIESNRLKNWDYSSEAVYFVTIVTQNRKCLFGNIEEQKMILNENGKIIEKELLRSIKIRKNWFFHNWIIMPNHIHLLIEIQTPSESLSTNVAETHCGAPLQFQSEEKTGINTTHIVETHSSASPPSISTTVDNKSEFKFSRKSNSISSFVAIFKSITTKQINGTESIWQTNYHDHIVRNYKTFEKIYDYIKHNPISWETDSLK, encoded by the coding sequence ATGACAAAATTATTTAAGGATTCATTTAAAATAGAATCAAATAGATTGAAAAACTGGGATTATTCTAGTGAGGCAGTTTATTTCGTTACAATTGTTACACAAAATAGAAAATGCCTTTTTGGAAATATTGAGGAACAAAAGATGATTTTAAATGAAAATGGAAAGATTATTGAGAAAGAACTTTTAAGATCTATTAAGATTCGTAAAAATTGGTTTTTTCATAATTGGATTATTATGCCAAATCATATTCATTTGTTAATTGAAATTCAAACACCTAGTGAATCTTTGTCGACAAACGTTGCGGAGACGCACTGCGGTGCGCCTCTACAGTTCCAATCTGAAGAAAAAACAGGAATTAACACAACGCATATCGTAGAGACGCACAGCAGTGCGTCTCCACCCAGCATATCCACAACGGTTGATAATAAATCTGAATTTAAATTTTCCCGAAAATCAAATTCCATTTCCTCATTTGTCGCAATTTTCAAATCTATTACAACAAAACAGATAAATGGAACTGAATCGATTTGGCAAACTAATTATCACGATCATATTGTTAGAAATTACAAAACGTTCGAAAAGATTTACGATTATATTAAACATAATCCAATATCTTGGGAAACAGATTCTTTAAAATAA
- a CDS encoding M1 family metallopeptidase: MKYIFLFFTGFIFAQQTQYVDFKSVSGQLSLNAKEKTISGTVDFELEVLKDCDTISLDAKNMEFSNVKLNEKEIVFINTAKQLKLVFPFKKGQNNLTFNYTAKPKQALYFVDIENNEVQIWTQGQGRYTSNWFPSFDDVNEKLIFNLGISYDKDYQVVSNGLLKEKTTNGNVNFWQYQMQKPMSSYLLMIAIGKFDKKEFKSKTRIPLEYYYEPKDSDRFEPTYRYSKRIFDFLEKEIGVKYPWQINRQLPVRDFLYAGMENTTSTLFATRYVVDSIGFCDRNYTNVDAHELAHHWFGDLITAESSTHHWLQEGFATYFALLAEKDIYGEDYFYSKLYDTAQQIKFASRTDTIPVLNAKASSLTFYEKGAWTLFVLHESIGDKAFKKAIKSYLNKYAYQTVNTQDFFDEIKKVSDFDLDKFQKTWLESTAFDTPTANALLSKNKTIQKRLEIDKLKKTPLAEKIEIFKNILESDFYESVKQAVVDQLENEKYEAKKDLLLLALETNNVKVRQNVAETMTKIPEDFRQNYETLLNDKSYQTQEIALYWLWRNFPDHRTEYLNKSKNWIGFNDFNLRTLWLSLALSTNGYSNDPESLINELIAFSSTKYEATTRQNALEKLIAFKIINDQVLSNLVKATTHHMWQFSKFGRDTIRLLLKNPEMRASFNRILPNLTPDEQFQLDRLLKE; encoded by the coding sequence ATGAAATATATCTTTCTATTCTTCACAGGATTCATTTTTGCACAGCAGACTCAATATGTTGATTTTAAATCTGTTTCAGGACAATTGTCATTAAATGCTAAAGAAAAAACAATTTCAGGAACAGTTGATTTTGAATTAGAGGTTTTAAAAGATTGCGATACTATTTCGCTTGATGCAAAAAATATGGAGTTTTCAAATGTAAAACTCAACGAAAAAGAAATCGTTTTTATAAATACAGCGAAACAATTAAAATTGGTTTTTCCTTTCAAAAAAGGACAAAATAATTTGACTTTTAATTATACTGCAAAACCGAAACAAGCCTTGTATTTTGTTGATATTGAAAACAATGAAGTTCAAATCTGGACACAAGGGCAGGGCAGATACACCAGTAATTGGTTCCCAAGTTTTGATGATGTGAATGAAAAACTAATTTTCAATCTCGGAATTTCTTATGATAAAGATTATCAGGTTGTTTCAAACGGACTTCTAAAAGAAAAAACAACAAACGGAAACGTAAATTTTTGGCAATATCAAATGCAAAAGCCAATGAGTTCGTATTTATTAATGATAGCGATTGGGAAATTTGATAAGAAAGAATTTAAGTCGAAAACTAGAATTCCATTAGAATATTATTACGAGCCTAAAGATTCGGATCGTTTTGAGCCAACGTATCGTTATTCTAAACGAATTTTTGACTTCTTAGAAAAAGAAATTGGCGTAAAATATCCTTGGCAGATTAACCGACAATTGCCAGTTAGAGATTTTTTATACGCTGGAATGGAAAATACAACATCGACTCTTTTTGCAACTCGTTACGTTGTAGATTCGATAGGATTTTGCGATAGAAATTACACCAATGTCGATGCGCATGAATTGGCACATCATTGGTTTGGAGATTTAATAACAGCAGAAAGTAGTACGCATCATTGGCTTCAGGAAGGTTTTGCGACTTATTTTGCTTTGCTTGCGGAAAAAGACATTTATGGCGAAGATTATTTTTACTCAAAATTATACGATACAGCGCAACAGATAAAATTTGCTTCAAGAACAGATACAATTCCGGTTTTGAATGCAAAAGCAAGTTCATTGACTTTTTATGAAAAAGGAGCGTGGACATTATTCGTTTTGCACGAATCAATTGGCGATAAAGCGTTTAAAAAAGCTATTAAAAGTTACTTGAATAAATACGCGTACCAAACCGTAAATACTCAGGATTTCTTTGATGAAATAAAAAAAGTTTCAGATTTTGATTTGGATAAATTCCAAAAAACCTGGCTAGAATCTACCGCTTTTGATACTCCGACAGCCAATGCTTTACTGAGTAAAAACAAAACGATTCAGAAACGGTTAGAAATCGACAAATTGAAAAAAACGCCTTTGGCAGAGAAAATAGAAATTTTTAAAAATATTCTAGAATCTGATTTTTATGAGTCTGTTAAACAAGCCGTTGTCGATCAGTTGGAAAATGAAAAATATGAAGCCAAGAAAGATCTTTTGCTTTTAGCTTTAGAAACCAATAATGTGAAAGTTCGTCAAAATGTTGCAGAAACTATGACTAAAATTCCAGAAGATTTTAGGCAGAATTACGAAACTTTATTAAACGATAAATCATATCAGACTCAAGAAATTGCTTTGTATTGGTTATGGAGAAACTTTCCTGATCATAGAACAGAATATTTAAATAAATCTAAAAATTGGATCGGATTTAACGACTTTAATCTTCGTACTTTATGGCTTTCTTTGGCTTTGTCAACAAACGGTTACAGTAATGATCCGGAATCTTTAATCAATGAATTGATAGCATTTTCATCTACAAAATATGAAGCCACAACAAGACAAAATGCGTTAGAAAAACTTATTGCTTTTAAAATTATTAACGATCAGGTTTTGAGTAATTTAGTAAAAGCCACAACGCATCATATGTGGCAATTTTCAAAGTTTGGAAGAGATACAATTCGACTTTTGTTAAAAAATCCTGAAATGCGTGCTTCATTTAATAGAATTTTGCCTAATTTGACACCCGATGAACAATTTCAATTAGATCGTTTATTGAAAGAGTGA
- a CDS encoding patatin-like phospholipase family protein, translated as MRALVISGGGSKGAFAGGVAQYLIEEKKHEYDLFLGTSTGSLLIPHLALGHIKKIHSVYTNVTMASIFNICPFVVKNKDGVDIVTINHFNVLRQFFKGKRTFGESKGLKKYIQNNFLLSDFNKLKKLKTDVIVTVTNFTTNESEYKSIKDCTYEEFCEWSWISSNYVPFMSLVEKNNCEYGDGGFSSLVPIREAINRGATEIDVIVLETEVNTTKTVIGKNPFSLMIDLFRIALDQVEKHDIAIGKLMANNKNVKLNLYYTPIKLTDNALIFNKDVMKEWWEQGYEYAQNKSEVMSDNKILI; from the coding sequence ATGAGAGCATTGGTTATTTCTGGTGGTGGCAGTAAAGGCGCTTTTGCTGGCGGTGTTGCCCAATATTTAATAGAAGAAAAAAAACATGAATACGATTTGTTTTTAGGCACTTCAACAGGAAGTTTATTGATTCCGCATTTAGCTCTCGGTCACATCAAGAAAATTCATTCTGTTTATACCAATGTAACTATGGCGAGTATTTTTAATATTTGTCCATTTGTAGTGAAAAATAAAGATGGAGTAGATATTGTGACCATTAACCACTTTAATGTTTTGCGTCAATTTTTTAAAGGAAAACGAACTTTTGGCGAAAGTAAAGGTTTAAAGAAATATATTCAGAATAATTTTCTGCTTTCAGATTTTAATAAGCTTAAAAAATTAAAGACAGATGTCATTGTAACCGTAACTAATTTTACTACAAACGAATCAGAATATAAATCGATAAAAGATTGTACTTACGAAGAGTTTTGCGAATGGTCTTGGATATCAAGTAACTATGTTCCGTTTATGAGTTTGGTTGAAAAAAACAATTGCGAATACGGCGATGGCGGATTTTCAAGTTTGGTTCCGATACGCGAAGCAATCAATAGAGGCGCTACAGAAATTGATGTAATTGTACTTGAAACAGAAGTAAATACAACGAAAACAGTGATAGGTAAAAATCCGTTTTCATTAATGATCGATTTGTTCCGAATTGCTTTAGATCAAGTCGAAAAACACGATATTGCTATAGGAAAACTTATGGCAAATAATAAGAATGTAAAGCTTAACTTATATTACACGCCAATAAAATTGACTGATAACGCTTTGATTTTTAACAAAGATGTTATGAAAGAATGGTGGGAACAAGGTTATGAATATGCTCAGAATAAATCGGAAGTTATGAGTGATAATAAAATATTGATTTAA
- a CDS encoding sulfite exporter TauE/SafE family protein, protein MDLYIIFFLCLAAFAAGFIDAIVGGGGLIQTPMGLILLPNLPVSTVIGTLKIPAFSGTAFAAFQYLKKVVIQWKLLIIMMCLAVPSAFLGSTILTLVSNDFMKPLLLVVLSLLFIYTYAKKNFGQHVAKDHSETTQIIYAVVISVIVGFYDGFIGPGTGSFFVVAFIALLGFDFLHASANAKMVNLATNFGSICLFMIKGKIIWTIAIPMAISNGLGGWLGAKLAINKGNGFIRIFFLVVVVGTLIRFAYDVFFK, encoded by the coding sequence ATGGATTTGTACATAATATTTTTTCTTTGTTTAGCAGCATTTGCAGCCGGATTTATTGACGCCATTGTTGGCGGCGGCGGATTAATTCAGACGCCAATGGGATTAATTTTATTGCCTAATCTTCCAGTTTCGACAGTTATTGGAACTCTTAAAATTCCAGCTTTCAGCGGAACTGCTTTTGCTGCTTTTCAATATTTAAAGAAAGTGGTAATTCAGTGGAAATTATTAATAATAATGATGTGTTTAGCAGTTCCTTCTGCTTTTCTCGGATCGACAATTTTAACGCTTGTAAGTAACGATTTTATGAAACCGCTTTTGTTAGTCGTTTTATCGTTATTGTTTATTTACACGTACGCAAAGAAAAACTTCGGACAGCATGTTGCCAAAGATCATTCAGAAACTACTCAAATAATTTACGCAGTTGTTATTAGTGTAATTGTTGGGTTTTACGACGGATTTATTGGTCCAGGAACAGGAAGTTTTTTTGTTGTGGCTTTTATTGCGCTTTTGGGTTTTGATTTTCTTCACGCTTCCGCGAATGCGAAAATGGTTAATCTGGCGACAAATTTTGGTTCGATTTGTTTGTTTATGATAAAAGGAAAAATCATCTGGACAATTGCGATTCCGATGGCAATTAGCAACGGACTTGGAGGCTGGCTTGGCGCAAAACTGGCAATTAATAAAGGAAATGGTTTTATTAGAATTTTCTTTTTAGTTGTAGTTGTCGGAACTTTGATTCGTTTTGCCTATGATGTGTTTTTTAAATAA